The nucleotide sequence TGAAGCAACCTGGCTATGAATGAATTTGTAATAGCAGACAAAAAGAAGCTCATTCTTCTTGAAATCGATACAATAAAATACAGGTGAAGTACTGACGATCAGCATAATCGATTATTTTCTTCCGCCCAAAATTTCTGCTCTTGTAGCCCGGATGCATAGCTAACTTTCCCAGTGTCCACTTCAAAGATACCTTAATTAACAGGTATGATTGACCAAAGAATATGTTGCGCCCTTTCATAACTACGCCTGCggaactcctcctcctccctcactCTCCCATCTCTCACTACGCCTCTGCTTTATCTTGGTTAGGAATCGATAACACAACACGATTGATTCATTCGATTCTATATTTCCACACCTCAAAAAGTGGTTCctgttttcgttttatttttctctgttctcttttgtattttatcttgttgttgttcttgctcttgttgtttttgttgtcgacCGTCTCCTGGCCCTAAATCATTAGGGAACTGAGATTCATAGAACGGAACAATAACCCGATTTCGATTCTTGGGTTGATAACAATAggctttttttaaacattatttacgTCATTACTATGGTATAACaattaggcgcaggcgtggctgggcGGTAAGAAACgtgcttcccagccacacggttcagggttcagtcccactgcgtggtaccttgggcaagtgtgttctactagaacctcgggccgaccatatctatgtatgtatgtatatatatatatatatatatatatatacatatactctttactcttttacttgtttcagtcatttgactgcggccatgctggagcaccgcctttagtcgagcaaatcgaccccgggacttattctttgtaagaatatattttgccgaaccgctaagtgacggggacgtcaagcaaacacagacacacaaacacagatacacaaacacagatacacaaacacacacacacacacatatatatatacatatgtaagacaggcttcgttcagtttccgtctaccaaatctactcacaaggcattggtcggcccggggctatagcagaagacacttgcccaagatgccacgcagtgggactgaaccggaaccatgtggttggttagcaagctacttacacacagccactcctgcgcctatatatatatatatatatatatatatatatatatatatatatatatataatatatatatatatatatatatatatatatatatacacacatatatatatatatatataatatatatatatatatatatatatatacatacatatatatatatatatatatatatattatatatatatatatatatatatatatatatatatattatttatttatttatataattatcaacataattataacaagggtttGGCTTGTGCCTCACCACGCActgaaaaatagacgtcaaaagacATTATTACCACAATAAATTCTCGGAGAATTTATAGTGGTAATAATGTCTTTAAACGTCTATTTTTCAGTGCGTGGTGAGGCACAAGCcaacccttgttataattatgttgataattataaaatatttataaaatttacctATGGGCTTTTATTCTGCACTGACCACTTGGTAAAAATCATTAacgattttaccctttattattaataatatatatatatatatatattattattaataatactgcGCTGTTAGAGGGCCGACGAAGTTATTAAGGCGAGGGGGCCCGGCCGCGACTTGTTTGGCGGATCTCAGTTTCGTCGCGCGCGACGCGTTcgcggcggcggcagcagtggtAATGATCCCTCTGTAGGTTCACCTACGGAAACTTTGTTACGACTTTTACTTACTCTAAGCCAGGGGTCTCCAAAGTTTTCCAGCGGAGGGCCACATTGCTGAATTTTTAAAGCTACGGGGGCCAAggttctaaattatttattttgccaaaataatataaataaatagtgaattaataattaaaaaaggttATTTATTCAGTACATAATcacaatgtatataatatcagtaacaattaacatgtttttttaaactttgatCAATAGGGGAAAcatgaaattgtttcatttctgaCAAAATTTTGTCCAACTGAGGTTCAAAATGAGTGGTTCCAATAACAAGCAATGCATTTAAATGTTCATCAGACAATTGTGATCTGTAGCAGGATTTTGTGTATTTCATCTTTGAAAAAGTCTTCTCACACAAATATGTGGTGCcaaaaactgaaatgaattcACAGGCAAACCTccttaaatgaagaaattggtcGGATGGAAGGCATTTGTAGAATTCAATCAAATTTCCCTCTTTATATTTGTCCTTCAGGATGTCATTGGATTGCAAATCAATAACTTCCATTTGTAACTCAGAAGAACAGAGTTAAAtggattttcaaaaattcttagtTTTGAAGAACATGCATCAAGATCAGAAAAACGTTCTTCAAACTGTTGTTTCAAAGCTAAAATGACATCTTGAGCAAACAAGTTTGGAAATGGAGTGGCAGCTTCCTGTCTATATTTGTCACATCGTGAAAAATGAGTAAAGCAGCTTCTTGTTAACTGACTTTCAAATAGTATTAATTTCTTACGAAAAGCTTTCACCTTTGAGTACAAATCACAGATGAGTGAAGTTTCACCTTGTATCCGTAGGTTGAAATCATTGAGATGCATAGTTAAATCGGCTGAAAATGCTAATTTCCAGAGCCATTCACTGTCTTTGAGCAACACCTGTGAAtggtttttctcatttaaaaatatttcaatttcagttcGAAGCTCAAAAAATCTAGCCAGAATTTTTCCATAGCTAAGCCATCTTACTGAAGTATAGTAAGGTAGGTCTGGAAACTCAGCATTCATTTCCTCCAAGAAATCACGAAATTGGCGATGTTTGAGTCCATGAGATCTTATGTAGTTAACAGTGGAAATCACAGGATCTAATACAGATGATAAATCAAGATGCTTTCCACACAGTGCTTGCTGATGAAGAATACAATGCAATACCAAAGGTTTCAATCCACCGGAATTCTCAATTACTTTGTTAATTTGCCCAACTAAGCCCTTTTTGGTTCCACACATATTTCTGCCACCATCTGTTGTTATGCATTTTAGTTTTTTCCATTCCAAATTATACTCAGCCACTGACTTTTCCacttc is from Octopus sinensis linkage group LG7, ASM634580v1, whole genome shotgun sequence and encodes:
- the LOC118764055 gene encoding general transcription factor II-I repeat domain-containing protein 2-like; this encodes MCPENVDLFSAISLSANTVARRVEHIERNIKSQLKDKASKFVCFSVALDESIDVSDTSQLLLFIRGINANFEITEELVSVHSMHGTTTGIDIFREVEKSVAEYNLEWKKLKCITTDGGRNMCGTKKGLVGQINKVIENSGGLKPLVLHCILHQQALCGKHLDLSSVLDPVISTVNYIRSHGLKHRQFRDFLEEMNAEFPDLPYYTSVRWLSYGKILARFFELRTEIEIFLNEKNHSQVLLKDSEWLWKLAFSADLTMHLNDFNLRIQGETSLICDLYSKVKAFRKKLILFESQLTRSCFTHFSRCDKYRQEAATPFPNLFAQDVILALKQQFEERFSDLDACSSKLRIFENPFNSVLLSYKWKLLICNPMTS